The genomic segment tgctatgctacatgttagcatcttCTGTATTGTAGGatctcatgctgcctcctgtTCAGTGAAGAAGACGTCAACTGAAGGAAGAAAATGATCTTTTCTCAGTGaatgttaataaaacagattttttgttccaataaagaaagagaaataaagcaGAGGCATTAAAAACTGATACGGAATGATAGGTTTAAAGAGTCACCAAGGCAGGTTGGAGGCAGCGAGTACAAACACCAGGTCTTCTGATCTGGCGAGTCCATCCAGCTGAACCAGCAGCTCTGCCTTCATTCTCCGACTCCCCTCATGCTCCCCCCTGAAAACAGACACCAGTCTTCTGTTAATATTCTGCTGTGTCCACATGAGTCACTCGGGTTTGTGTTCTGGGCCCTTAAACCTCGAGCTTACCCCAAGCTGGCCCCCCTCTGGCCCATCACTGactccagctcatccaggaagATGGTGGATGGGGCGTGGTACCTGGCCAGCTCAAACAGAACCTAAACATTCACACATCATGTGTAAAAATGTTGGTAAAATTCTCTGTGTGATCTCTTCTACAGAGTGAGTCGAGTGACAACCCACCCGGACCAGTTTCTCCGAGTGGCCCCTCCATTTGCTGACGATACTGGAGGCTGAGATGTTGAAGAAGGTGGTCTTGCACTCTGTAGCCACGGCTTTGGCCAGCAGGGTCTTACCCGTCCCTGTCAGTCACATGGTCAGAGGAGGAACATCTAAAGAGTTCTGCAACATGTTCTAGTTTGGTGACATCCTGAGGTCTTACCTGGGGGGCCATAGAGCAGCATGCCCTTCCATGGAGATAAGATGCCAGTAAACATCTGGGGATactggagaggaggaggagcaagtTTAGTATATTTTCTgtctaaaacacatttcagcagATTAATCAGATGCTGAATTATGTCCAAACCCGATAAAGATGATAAAATTAGTTTTCACTGCGTTTGTCGCCGTTTTCTGTCTGCAGGGGGAAAACTGGGTGACTTTACGTGTTCGTgtctgttttatctgtttttgtggGAATGAGACTCCTTCTTTCTCATGCAACTTTTTATGTCACCCACAAAGACACCTtgatattttctttagtctgttAATCTGTTAGTTTGGAGGGAACTCTTCCTCTGTTTACTTTCCCAGTCTTACATGGAACAataacaaagcaacacaagcagcaacatggatgttgtttaactttgtttttcttccatgtgGACGTTGCTCTGATCTGCTGGTCTGGTTCAGACATCATCTTTTAAGGAAAGGGAGGATATTGAGGGATCTTTATGATTAATTATTTGTGGCGTTTAATACTGCGATTAATTGTAAAATTGAATGACATCCCTAGTTCTGACCCTgcttccttcctcctcttcttttaggTCCTTTAATGGAGATACATCAGAATCAAAGATGGAGAACTGGTGCTGAGTTGTACCTTGATGGGATAAACAACAGCTTCTTTCACTAATCGTTTGGCATCCTCCAGACCGATGATGTCCTCCCACCGGACATTGGGGCTGTGCAGATAGATGTCCTTTAGGGGTGAACGCACACAGAGAGTGAAATATCAGAAATTGGGCAGATCAGTTAATTCGTGGCCAAACTGTTCGGTCCTCATCAGTGTTAGTTGTCAGTACCCTGCTGATGATTTCAGCCAGTTCCCTCATCTCATCGCCTGTCACAGAAAAGCCGCTGAGAGGCTTCAGCAGCCGCTCCTGGAACACAAAAACTGTGGTAACAGTGCTGTACTTCAAGCTGAAGCATTAAAGGAGCCTCACAGCCTGACCGATGTTTTACACAAGAGTCAAAAATGATCTGATCCTCTGAAGCTCCGAACTGCAGACTCTTATCTCTGAAAGTTTAGCTGGGGATTGTTGTTCGTCTTTCAGCAGTGATACCCTCCTTGCTCTGGTGCGGTTTGCAGGGTTAGGGTACAAGCTGCAGAAGAGTCCTGCATGGTGACTATAACCTTTACCAacagttcatttattttaaccCAAACACAGTTATGTATAAAACAAATGTGTCacaaaaaacagcagcatgACAAAAATCATCcaatatttagttaaaaatgaaGTGTGAGATTTATTAAAATCCCATTTCTGCCAGTTCTGCTGTACCTTCCTGACAATGGCAGCCTCCTCAGCTGGTACTTTCTTGATGGAGAAAACATTGAGACCAAACTCTGATGACTCCACTGCCACAGTGGTTCCATTTTCCTGGAAAAGAGATAAAAATCAGTCAGCCTGGTCATGACTTCCTGTAGCATTTTTTAGTGTTTGTGCTTTGCATGTACGctggtggccgccatcttggctACGTTTCCAGACTGGGAACCGGAGGAGGAGGTGATTTTGGGAAGAAGCCTCACAGCTGAACAGGATGTCCTGCagacaaaaagacagaagaCATCAACCTGTGAGCACATGAGGAAAATTCATCAAAAAGAATGTGACAGATGAACAGACTCACCTCTTCACTGAATTATTTTTCCCATGTTTGTTTTCTCCTGGACAAAAAAAGAgatattatattaaaaaaactattatttctgGCTGATTAAGTTTGAATGAATCCTACTGAAGTGGTGCTTGGGGTTCTTGCTCTTGTACCTGGTTCTGCAACTCTTCTGATCAGTTTGGGATACTTCTGGAACTTGACATATTGATAACTCTCATATTCCATCAGTACCATGTCCAGATCGATGTTATCGCAAACCTCAAAATTCCTTAGACCTCCATTTGTCTCCTGGTCcaaacctgctgctgctgatgtatATCTGTagacaaacacagacatacaTCAAAACCCAGGTCAGCTTCACCTTTAGTGTATTTTTTCAGAGTTGTGTTCAAATAGACAAAAATTAATGACCATCTGTAGCACTGTATagatcaaatataaatatataaatggcAACATTCTGATAAATactatatatgtatgtatttatttattagataaCAACATCCCATGTGCTTTAACTGCATGTCATATTGACCCTTGTCCCAGCAGATGGTAGTAAATCAACACAAGGagcttcttcctcctcatctctgTCCTTTGTTCATCCTGTTAGACAGTGACAGAATGTGTGTTAATAATATTAAGGGGAGAGCttatactttcttttttttttttttttttttactgtcttaCAAGTGTTTTCTGACACTTGTCAGGCCAACCTTGTAAATAAGAATTTGTTCTTAATGTTTTGCCTGGTCAACTAATGGTTAAATTAAAGACGAGTCGCTAATAACGTTGTCAAGTGTCTCAATAAACCAATAATAATCAAATATTTGATaatttttggctgttttttgaCAGCCtaactgtttaattatttatttatttaaaacagaataGATTTAAGATTGTCCgctcaaacaaataaataaacgacTATCAGATGGTGCTCAGGCCGATAGATACCAGTCGCCATGGGATCGACAAACCACCACAAGGTAAAACACCTGACGTGGTATCCAGGCAACCAGTGGACGCTAGTTTTCCAATGTGGCTCTGCATGTATAAAAACTAGCATAATTCGCTTTGAGGTTAACTTGTTTTGAAAACATGTTACTGGCAGTTTATCATTAACTATTTGAGTCCAATGAACCTGCCTGAGCTGGGATAAATGTCATATCACCGACTGTAACTTGGAGCTGTTAATCTGGTCATAAGCATTATCTCGGACTGATAGCTTAAAGTTGTTAGCTAAACTAAAGTTATCCGTCACATCTGCCTGcggttaaaagaagaaaaactctCTTCACTCACCGCTTCTCGGGCTTGATGTGCGATTTTCAGAGATTGAAATGAAAGTTCCATCCTAAAGATTGAAAGTTGTTCAGGTTTTTGTTCAGACCGGGTCTTCAGAGTCCAGTAGGGTCCCGAATCCGAACGGGTGCTGCTTCTTGGATGCTACGTGACCTGATCTAACCGAAAAACATTTACcgtcttcttgttcttcttttatttgtttagattCCTTGAGGAGGGACAATTATTCTTCCgtccttccttcttttcttttttctttttttaactttgtgttttgaaaatgactatggggttgttgccatgacaacagaagGACCGTTCCATTCTGTTATTATTCGCAAAGGAGGAGGGATTCTTTCCTAGCCGATCAAGAAAGTGTCTTGGTAGATCTCATCTTCTTTGGCTATGGGAAGCGAAGTTTATAAGATAAGTTGCCATGGGGACAGAACCAAACCAGCTTTGCAGCGCTGAACCGGAAGTGGTCTCATTCAGGTTTACCTCCCAACTAATCAGCTctcttagaaaataaaaatgtcgaTTCAAAATCGAAGTCCTGCTGACGTTTGAAGATTTGGAataaacatgaattattttgtaataaaatgcattataaaaCATTTCCCTGCCATTTTATTGTAGATTGTATCAAACATACTACATAAAATGATATAATTGTTCATAACCACATccatcattaaaaatatttaaaaccacTGGACAGCTAGAACcctttttatttagtattttagaGGCTGGATGACAGAAGATGAATTTATAATAAACCTGGtgactaatttaaaatattttttctgtttgttctatATATGATACAGAAATTCAATcaaaaacatttagaatattaaCTAAACATACTACCAGAAattataagatttaaaaaatgtttatacatGTATTTATCATGGACAAAGCATAGAAACATAGAAAACATATAGTGCAACTAATGTTTAGCAAGAAAAGTATATAGCAAAGTTATTTTTAACTCTTGTCCCTGATTGGACCtttcaaagagaaataaaacagggaaaaaagtaACATAAAAACCTTAGCAATATAAACAACAtcaacatgaaaacaatatAACTTAATTCCTGTCTACTTTATAAAAAAGCTCTAATTTGtctaataaaaattaaaaacacactaatGCTCCAAAACAACATGACTGCagacttttttacattttataggTTGGGtcactcttgttttgttttcagccagTTTTTAACAGGTTTTTAACAGAATCTGCTGCTGTCCCGTCTTAGGATGAGTCcaaaaatgatattttcatcctcctcctcttaaGTTTTTATCACTGGGAGTGACTGATGTCCATGAGTTAGTCATGTGTGCTCCTGGAAAATGAGACAGGAAGATTAAAAGAGGTCTTCAATCTGTAAACCACATCTGGAGAGTGTTTCCCTGCTGACATAATTTCCCTTTTCCTCCATTTACACTGGTGTTTTTGCATCCTCTAAACATCATGGACCACCGATGTTGTCAGGGTTCAGTCTAATTTTATATTAAGATCTTAAATctcaaagaaaatctgtttcctTCTTGCACATCTGCTCATGTTCCACTCCTAAATCCAAACAGATTGAGGTTGTTCTCTTTGGAACGAGAACCTCAGGATGACCCTGTCTAACTATGGAATTACTCTGGATGGTATTAACTTGGCTTCCAGtactacagtgaggaaccttggagttattCTGGACCAGGATCTATCCTTTGGCTCACATATGAAACAGGATATCTAGAACCACCTTCTTCCATCTACGTAATATTCCCAGAATGAGGACTGGCTTGTCTCTCCAAATGGGATCTAATACTTCCAGATTGGACAACTGTAATTCTTGATTACTGATCTGTCccagaaatgttctgaaaagcATCCAGTTCCTAGAAGTTCTGAAAGTGCAGAACCTTCAGctatcagacccctctctgcgAAACTGGcacccagtttggcttcaggaatcACACTCCTTTACTTTTCAGATCAGGctttaaactttcctttttgatgAATCTTATTGCAAAGGGTGGTCTAGCCATCCCTTGAGTTCCTCTGCTACAGGCCGAGGCTGCTTTTAATTGATTTTGTCTGTGAAAtaccttgagatgactttgttgtgaattgaggctgtataaataaatctgtaGTGAAATGAATCAGATTGGAAGAATATCACAGCATATCTTAAGGAAAGTAAGCCACATCAGAGTGAAAACTTTGTTGTTGCCATGAAATATCCCATATCTATAACACTGCGTTATGGCtgacttttctatttttttctcagtaACTAATGTATGCTAATGAGCTCAATTTGCATACGAATAGGTGCCGCTTTAATAATAGAGCCGCCATGGGGTTATTTTTTACCCGCTTTGTATTTTCAACCTCATGTAACTctcttaaatttaaacaaatctgtCTCAAACGTCATGACTTTTCCTAAAATTGTCACTTTTGTCATCTTGTGAATTTTGaggtacaaaataaaaaatgatacaaaataaaaaagattaagatCATATATACCTAGAACCACAGAGGGAGCCATTTTGACCCCataaaaaacaatgtaaaatactaGACTAGCCACAGCGCCAGGGTTGCTAGACAACTGGATTTTGGCAccaaaaaataatgaatttagCTTGAATAGAATTTAGCTTATTTGATTTATGACTAGCAAATCCAGCTATATAAAACTATAGATTTCAGTAAATTAACATAAACTTTTaacaatttaataaaacaataatagactattatttattttaggccGGGATATATAGCCTAGATTACAGGTCACTAACAAGCGTACCATGGTCCAGATCCGGACCGCCCCATGGACCCagaactaaaatataaaatctgacaggatgcttttattttaacttgcaCAACTTTTCCAGTCTTCATGGTAGTAGTAGTTTCAacgatatttttttttataaattcattaGCTGTTTACATAGATCAGCTGTCTGTCAGCTAACAGCTGTTGTTAAATTAGTGTTCATTAACCCTctgatgcatgaattattacaaaacagtaccacattttttaaaataaaatattttacttctacagacatacACATTgatgttcttctgtttttttttttaacttttattttaactttgactcagtgtattgatttttctactttatctatgaagatatttataaaataatatcttgtcatattaatataatataaattttctatgaaaacacctggatcaatttttttgtcctgtttatcactgaggcaaacttggttgTAGAGGCAaggatgtgtgtgttgtaatggaaaatttattcatatacccttatagtttgtaggttaccctttgtatgtctgtgtatttagataagaactccttctcacaccttcccccc from the Melanotaenia boesemani isolate fMelBoe1 chromosome 2, fMelBoe1.pri, whole genome shotgun sequence genome contains:
- the katnal2 gene encoding katanin p60 ATPase-containing subunit A-like 2 isoform X3; protein product: MVLMEYESYQYVKFQKYPKLIRRVAEPGENKHGKNNSVKRTSCSAVRLLPKITSSSGSQSGNVAKMAATSENGTTVAVESSEFGLNVFSIKKVPAEEAAIVRKERLLKPLSGFSVTGDEMRELAEIISRDIYLHSPNVRWEDIIGLEDAKRLVKEAVVYPIKYPQMFTGILSPWKGMLLYGPPGTGKTLLAKAVATECKTTFFNISASSIVSKWRGHSEKLVRVLFELARYHAPSTIFLDELESVMGQRGASLGGEHEGSRRMKAELLVQLDGLARSEDLVFVLAASNLPWELDHAMLRRLEKRILVNLPSSPARQAMISHWLPPLSSVGGVELRTELDYKRLAEEMEGYSGSDIRLVCKEAAMRPVRKIFDVLESHQDADGAMPAIQLETVTTDDFLEVITHTKPSAQSLIEEYTAWEREYKSV
- the katnal2 gene encoding katanin p60 ATPase-containing subunit A-like 2 isoform X2; the protein is MELSFQSLKIAHQAREADEQRTEMRRKKLLVLIYYHLLGQGYTSAAAGLDQETNGGLRNFEVCDNIDLDMVLMEYESYQYVKFQKYPKLIRRVAEPGENKHGKNNSVKRTSCSAVRLLPKITSSSGSQSGNVAKMAATSENGTTVAVESSEFGLNVFSIKKVPAEEAAIVRKERLLKPLSGFSVTGDEMRELAEIISRDIYLHSPNVRWEDIIGLEDAKRLVKEAVVYPIKYPQMFTGILSPWKGMLLYGPPGTGKTLLAKAVATECKTTFFNISASSIVSKWRGHSEKLVRVLFELARYHAPSTIFLDELESVMGQRGASLGGEHEGSRRMKAELLVQLDGLARSEDLVFVLAASNLPWELDHAMLRRLEKRILVNLPSSPARQAMISHWLPPLSSVGGVELRTELDYKRLAEEMEGYSGSDIRLVCKEAAMRPVRKIFDVLESHQDDGAMPAIQLETVTTDDFLEVITHTKPSAQSLIEEYTAWEREYKSV
- the katnal2 gene encoding katanin p60 ATPase-containing subunit A-like 2 isoform X1; protein product: MELSFQSLKIAHQAREADEQRTEMRRKKLLVLIYYHLLGQGYTSAAAGLDQETNGGLRNFEVCDNIDLDMVLMEYESYQYVKFQKYPKLIRRVAEPGENKHGKNNSVKRTSCSAVRLLPKITSSSGSQSGNVAKMAATSENGTTVAVESSEFGLNVFSIKKVPAEEAAIVRKERLLKPLSGFSVTGDEMRELAEIISRDIYLHSPNVRWEDIIGLEDAKRLVKEAVVYPIKYPQMFTGILSPWKGMLLYGPPGTGKTLLAKAVATECKTTFFNISASSIVSKWRGHSEKLVRVLFELARYHAPSTIFLDELESVMGQRGASLGGEHEGSRRMKAELLVQLDGLARSEDLVFVLAASNLPWELDHAMLRRLEKRILVNLPSSPARQAMISHWLPPLSSVGGVELRTELDYKRLAEEMEGYSGSDIRLVCKEAAMRPVRKIFDVLESHQDADGAMPAIQLETVTTDDFLEVITHTKPSAQSLIEEYTAWEREYKSV